One region of Takifugu flavidus isolate HTHZ2018 chromosome 14, ASM371156v2, whole genome shotgun sequence genomic DNA includes:
- the LOC130537440 gene encoding olfactory receptor 52N4-like, translating to MENYTFNSFTLQLEGLKVTESSVYPVFFFFLVSYIFIMLSNIGIVALIFIDSSLHQPMYLLFCNLPFNDVLGNSILIPRLLMDLLHPPSERLITYYECVVQAFTTHMFGTTSHTVLMIMAFDRYVAICNPLRYAAIMNHKMVIKLTVSAWAVAFVLVGILLGLTIRLNRCRTVIANTFCDNASLFKLSCDSVVINNIYGLMFTVVLFIASIGSIVVTYTKITIVCVTSNNKSVNSKALKTCSTHLVMYLIMSASGILIIALHRFPQYSDYRKICAILFHTIPGSMNPIIYGIQSKEIQKYLYKLFQARKIMSSY from the coding sequence ATGGAAAACTACACCTTCAATAGCTTTACCCTTCAGCTGGAGGGATTAAAGGTCACAGAATCTTCTGTGTATcctgtcttcttctttttcttagtCTCTTACATATTTATTATGTTGTCCAACATTGGTATAGTTGCCCTTATCTTCATTGACAGCAGTCTTCATCAGCCCATGTATCTTCTGTTTTGCAACCTGCCCTTTAATGATGTTCTGGGAAACTCTATCCTGATTCCACGTTTGCTGATGGACTTGTTGCATCCTCCCTCTGAACGCCTCATCACTTATTATGAGTGTGTGGTTCAAGCCTTCACCACACATATGTTTGGGACCACGTCTCACACCGTCCTCATGATAATGGCGTTTGACAGATATGTGGCCATCTGTAACCCTCTGCGCTACGCTGCCATCATGAACCACAAGATGGTGATCAAGCTGACGGTTTCTGCCTGGGCAGTGGCCTTTGTTCTGGTGGGGATTCTGCTGGGTCTGACTATACGGCTGAACCGATGCAGGACTGTCATCGCAAACACATTCTGTGACAATGCGTCTCTCTTCAAACTGTCCTGCGACAGTGTGGTGATCAACAACATCTACGGTCTTATGTTCACCGTTGTCCTGTTCATAGCTTCGATCGGCAGCATCGTTGTGACCTACACTAAGATCACCATTGTCTGTGTGACCAGCAACAACAAGTCTGTGAACAGCAAAGCCTTGAAGACCTGCAGTACTCATCTTGTCATGTATCTCATCATGTCCGCAAGTGGAATTCTTATCATCGCCCTGCATCGTTTCCCTCAGTACTCAGACTATAGAAAAATCTGTGCCATTCTTTTTCACACAATTCCTGGCAGCATGAACCCCATCATTTATGGAATTCAAtctaaagaaatccaaaaataCCTTTATAAATTGTTTCAAGCCAGAAAAATTATGTCATCATAttaa
- the LOC130537926 gene encoding olfactory receptor 5K1-like has translation MENLTVKDSLLIIEGLNIPSSVPAFVILFFVYVFIMVSHSSLLVLIFRSRSLHQPMYLLLCNMVFNDAFGATIIIPQLLRNLLLAPSARYIYYMECAIQAFFVHLYGSASHSILMIMAFDRYVAICNPLRYISIMTNMMVVKLSVVAWGSVFILVLILVGLSVRLSRCRSVVLNPFCDNASLFKLSCENILLNNIYGLAYTVVLLGSSIGSVTLTYMKIAAVCFRGKNKVQNSRALQTCSTHLAVYTILLVSAFIMVILHRFPELSDHRKLAAVMGHVVLPVLNAGVYGLQIKEVRQGFMTVLNRK, from the coding sequence ATGGAAAACCTTACAGTCAAGGACAGCTTGTTAATTATAGAGGGATTAAACATTCCCTCCTCTGTTCCTGCATTTGTGATCCTCTTCTTTGTGTATGTCTTCATCATGGTATctcacagcagcctgctggtgCTGATCTTCAGGAGCAGGAGCCTCCACCAGCCCATgtacctgctgctctgcaacatGGTTTTTAATGATGCTTTTGGGGCCACCATAATAATTCCTCAGTTACTCAGAAATCTCTTATTAGCACCTTCTGCACGTTACATTTATTACATGGAATGTGCCATTCAGGCTTTTTTTGTTCATCTATATGGAAGTGCCTCACACTCTATTCTCATGATCATGGCCTTCGACCGCTATGTGGCCATCTGCAACCCCCTGCGTTACATATCTATCATGACCAACATGATGGTGGTGAAGCTGTCAGTGGTGGCCTGGGGTTCAGTCTTCATCCTGGTGCTGATCCTGGTGGGCCTCAGTGTCCGTCTTTCCCGATGCAGGTCTGTTGTATTGAACCCATTCTGTGACAACGCATCTTTGTTCAAGCTGTCCTGTGAAAACATCCTGCTTAACAACATCTACGGTCTAGCCTACACGGTGGTTCTGCTTGGCTCCTCCATCGGCAGCGTGACGCTCACCTACATGAAGATTGCTGCTGTTTGCTTCCGTGGAAAAAACAAGGTGCAGAACAGCCGGGCactgcagacctgcagcactCACCTGGCTGTCTACACCATCCTCCTGGTGTCAGCCTTCATTATGGTGATCCTGCACCGTTTCCCAGAGCTGTCAGACCACAGGAAGTTGGCGGCAGTCATGGGACATGTAGTTTTGCCTGTGCTGAATGCTGGTGTTTACGGGCTGCAGATTAAAGAAGTTAGACAAGGGTTCATGACTGTGCTGAATAGAAAATGA
- the LOC130537924 gene encoding LOW QUALITY PROTEIN: olfactory receptor 52J3-like (The sequence of the model RefSeq protein was modified relative to this genomic sequence to represent the inferred CDS: deleted 2 bases in 1 codon), producing the protein MNNWTLNSDVLLLEGLKVTRRSSFPAFLLLLLIYIFIMVSNMSLMFLILMERTLREPMYLLFCNMSVNDVFGATTIIPRLLRDIFLPSSERFILYNHCALQAFCNNYHASVSHTVLMIMAFDRYMAICNPLHYSSIMTNRMMVNLSAWAWGSVFIMVAILIGLSVRLSRCRWIVENPFCDNATLFKLSCESILINNIYGLAYTVVLLGSSIGSVTLTYLKVATVCLQSKNNVLNSRALQTCSTHLAVYLLLLLSGSINIILPHRFPQLSDYRKLVHILLHVVPPALNPVIYGLQIKVVREKLIILFTRNSKTATLIQH; encoded by the exons ATGAATAACTGGACTTTAAATTCAGATGTGTTGCTGCTAGAGGGCCTCAAGGTCACCCGCCGGTCCTCCTTTCCtgcatttctcctcctcctcctcatttacATCTTCATCATGGTGTCCAACATGAGCCTCATGTTTCTGATATTGATGGAGAGGACCCTCCGTGAGCCCATGTACCTTCTCTTCTGCAATATGAGCGTTAACGATGTTTTTGGGGCAACCACCATCATCCCTCGCCTGCTTAGAGACATTTTTCTTCCCAGTTCGGAGCGGTTCATCCTTTACAACCACTGTGCCCTTCAGGCTTTTTGCAACAACTATCACGCAAGTGTCTCACACACTGTCCTCATGATCATGGCCTTCGACCGATACATGGCCATCTGTAACCCACTACATTACAGCTCCATTATGACCAATCGGATGATGGTGAATCTGTCAGCGTGGGCCTGGGGATCAGTCTTCATCATGGTGGCGATCCTGATAGGACTCAGTGTCCGTCTATCTCGCTGCAGGTGGATTGTGGAAAACCCATTCTGTGACAATGCCACTCTGTTCAAGCTGTCCTGCGAAAGTATCCTCATCAACAACATCTATGGCCTGGCCTACACGGTGGTCCTGCTGGGCTCCTCCATCGGCAGCGTGACGCTCACTTACTTAAAAGTTGCAACAGTTTGTTTACAAAGTAAGAACAATGTGCTGAACAGCCGAGCgctgcagacctgcagcaccCACCTCGCCGTTTACCTTCTCTTGCTTCTCTCCGGCTCCATCAACATCATACTT CCTCACCGCTTCCCTCAGTTATCCGACTATAGGAAGCTGGTACACATCCTGCTACACGTTGTACCCCCTGCACTGAATCCTGTCATCTATGGACTCCAAATCAAAGTAGTACGAGAGAAACTTATCATCCTGTTTACAAGAAACTCAAAGACTGCCACATTAATTCAACATTAA
- the LOC130537925 gene encoding putative gustatory receptor clone PTE03: MENFTYNSFILQVEGLTLTEGSVYPAFFLLLFCYLFIIVANVGIATLIFIDSSLHQPMYLLFCNLTFNDILGNSILIPRLLVDSLRPPSERLITYYECVVQAFTTHMFGTTSHTILMIMAFDRYVAICNPLRYAAIMNHRMVIKLTVFAWAVAFVLVGILLGLTIRLNRCRTLIKNPYCDNASLFKLSCDSVVINNIYGLTFTAVLLGSSIGSIVLTYIKITIVCVTSNNKSVNSKALKTCSTHLTVFVVQLSTGLSNIALHRYPQHTHYRLLCMILFHIIPGILNPIIYGLQSKEIRKVLSKPLMHMKSLSFS; the protein is encoded by the coding sequence aTGGAAAACTTCACCTATAACAGCTTCATTCTCCAGGTGGAGGGCTTAACTCTCACAGAGGGCTCTGTCTATCCTGCCTTCTTCTTATTACTTTTTTGCTATCTGTTTATAATTGTTGCAAACGTGGGCATCGCCACTCTCATCTTCATTGACAGCAGTCTTCATCAGCCCATGTATCTTCTGTTTTGCAACCTGACCTTTAATGACATTCTGGGAAACTCAATCCTTATTCCACGTTTGCTGGTGGACTCGTTGCGCCCTCCCTCTGAACGCCTCATCACTTATTATGAGTGTGTGGTTCAAGCCTTCACCACACATATGTTCGGGACCACATCTCACACCATCCTCATGATTATGGCATTTGACAGATACGTGGCCATCTGTAACCCTCTGCGCTACGCTGCCATCATGAACCACAGAATGGTGATCAAGCTGACGGTTTTTGCCTGGGCAGTGGCCTTTGTTCTGGTAGGGATTCTGCTGGGTCTGACCATACGGCTGAACCGCTGCAGGACCCTCATCAAAAACCCTTACTGTGACAATGCGTCTCTGTTCAAACTGTCCTGCGACAGTGTGGTGATCAACAACATCTATGGCCTCACGTTCACTGCGGTGCTGCTGGGCAGCTCGATCGGCAGCATCGTTCTGACCTACATTAAAATCACCATTGTCTGTGTGACCAGCAACAACAAGTCTGTGAACAGCAAAGCCTTGAAGACCTGCAGCACTCACttgactgtttttgttgttcagCTGTCTACTGGACTATCAAACATTGCTTTGCATCGTTACCCTCAGCACACACATTATCGGTTGCTCTGCATGATTCTGTTTCATATCATCCCTGGCATTCTCAATCCCATAATTTATGGTTTGCAATCAAAAGAAATTAGAAAAGTATTGTCAAAACCTTTGATGCACATGAAAAGTTTGTCATTTTCATAA